A genomic stretch from uncultured Pseudodesulfovibrio sp. includes:
- the rfbD gene encoding dTDP-4-dehydrorhamnose reductase, whose product MGIKGKTIVVLGGRTGLLGQALCHAFTQAGARPVALSSQDCDILDPKSVDIILDKEDPDVLINAAAYTQVDLAEEEQEMAFALNATAPPLLATLAARRSIPFVHYSTDFVFKGDKTSPYTEYDETSAFSTYGISKADGERGLLKLGYDKTLILRISWLFGPGRSNFVKKILTLCDTRDTLTVVEDQVGSPSYAPDIATGTIKLLEKKATGIFHLANSGQTSWHGLASMAATLAGKDCTITPVPSSEYPTKAVRPHYSVLDLSKYIRTTGMTPRRWEDALAEYVQKELGMAPKA is encoded by the coding sequence ATGGGAATCAAAGGAAAGACAATCGTTGTTCTTGGCGGCAGAACGGGCTTGCTCGGTCAGGCTCTGTGTCACGCTTTTACCCAGGCTGGCGCGCGGCCGGTCGCACTTTCCAGCCAAGACTGCGACATCCTTGACCCTAAATCCGTGGACATAATTCTGGACAAGGAAGATCCGGATGTCCTGATTAATGCCGCGGCCTACACACAGGTCGACTTGGCAGAAGAAGAGCAGGAAATGGCATTCGCTCTCAATGCAACCGCCCCGCCGCTACTGGCGACCTTGGCAGCCAGACGATCCATTCCATTTGTTCATTACAGCACTGACTTCGTTTTCAAAGGTGACAAGACTTCACCTTATACCGAATACGACGAAACAAGTGCATTTTCCACATACGGCATCAGCAAGGCAGATGGCGAACGTGGTCTGCTCAAGCTTGGCTACGACAAAACACTTATACTGCGCATTTCTTGGTTATTCGGTCCGGGACGCAGCAACTTTGTCAAAAAAATCCTCACACTGTGCGACACACGCGATACCTTGACCGTAGTCGAAGACCAAGTTGGCTCGCCGTCTTATGCTCCGGATATTGCAACCGGCACCATCAAATTATTGGAAAAGAAAGCCACAGGTATCTTTCATCTAGCAAACTCGGGTCAGACATCGTGGCACGGATTAGCCAGTATGGCCGCAACGCTTGCCGGAAAGGATTGCACCATAACCCCAGTGCCTTCCAGTGAATATCCGACCAAAGCCGTCCGACCGCACTACTCCGTGCTGGACCTCTCCAAATATATTCGGACAACTGGCATGACGCCTCGTAGGTGGGAGGACGCTCTGGCTGAATATGTTCAAAAAGAACTGGGTATGGCCCCCAAAGCGTAG
- the rfbB gene encoding dTDP-glucose 4,6-dehydratase → MKLLVTGGCGFIGTNFIRLMLAKHPDWSILNLDKLTYAGNRLNLMDLEQSEDRYKFIQGDICNRELIMDLLADQSIDAVVNFAAESHVDRSINDPSPFVTTNVGGAQNLMECARQRSISRFVHVSTDEVYGTLGKTGKFTETTPLAPNSPYSASKAGADLMARAYFETYGFPILITRCSNNYGPYQFPEKLIPLMFLNAKADKSLPVYGDGMNVRDWIYVDDHCLGVELTLLNGREGQAYNFGGDAEETNITVVKTLLSILGKPESLITYVTDRPGHDKRYAMDFSLAQKELGFIPTLNFADGLKKTIDWYEANTEWLEQVQSGEYRTFMDSWYEERA, encoded by the coding sequence ATGAAACTTCTCGTCACCGGCGGCTGCGGCTTCATCGGAACAAACTTTATCCGACTCATGCTCGCCAAACACCCGGACTGGTCCATCCTCAATCTGGACAAACTCACCTATGCCGGAAATCGTCTGAACCTCATGGACCTTGAGCAGAGCGAAGATCGCTACAAATTTATCCAAGGTGACATATGCAACCGTGAGCTGATCATGGACTTGCTTGCGGACCAATCGATTGACGCTGTTGTCAACTTTGCTGCCGAATCCCATGTAGATCGGTCTATCAACGACCCTTCCCCCTTTGTAACAACCAACGTTGGTGGCGCACAGAATCTCATGGAATGCGCCCGTCAACGGAGTATCAGTCGATTCGTGCATGTCTCCACTGACGAAGTGTACGGCACCCTTGGTAAAACCGGAAAGTTCACTGAAACCACACCCCTCGCGCCCAACAGCCCGTATTCGGCCAGCAAAGCCGGAGCCGATCTCATGGCCCGCGCTTACTTTGAGACATACGGTTTCCCCATTCTGATCACCCGATGTTCCAACAACTATGGACCGTATCAATTCCCGGAAAAACTCATTCCACTCATGTTTCTCAACGCCAAGGCGGATAAGTCTCTGCCTGTCTATGGCGACGGGATGAATGTTCGAGACTGGATCTATGTCGATGACCACTGTCTCGGCGTTGAACTGACCCTGCTGAATGGACGCGAAGGACAAGCTTACAACTTCGGCGGTGACGCAGAAGAAACCAATATCACCGTGGTAAAAACCCTGCTCTCCATTTTGGGCAAACCGGAATCTCTAATCACCTACGTCACCGACAGACCCGGACACGACAAACGATACGCCATGGACTTCTCCCTGGCACAAAAGGAACTCGGTTTTATTCCGACGCTGAACTTTGCAGATGGCCTGAAAAAGACCATTGATTGGTATGAAGCCAACACGGAATGGCTTGAACAAGTTCAAAGCGGTGAATACCGCACCTTCATGGACTCTTGGTACGAGGAACGGGCCTAA
- a CDS encoding tRNA (cytidine(34)-2'-O)-methyltransferase produces the protein MRIVLFEPEIPPNTGNIARLCAATKTPLHLIEPLGFSVDDKHLKRAGLDYWPHVDVTVHPNFADFLDRIRPSRLVMASAKAQTPHHRFKFQADDAIVLGPETRGLTPAFMKDHPQIRIPIWGEVRSLNLSTATGILLFEALRQTDGIVEDNPVS, from the coding sequence ATGCGTATTGTTCTTTTCGAGCCGGAGATCCCTCCCAATACCGGCAATATTGCACGCCTGTGCGCGGCGACAAAAACACCGCTTCATCTCATTGAGCCGTTGGGTTTTTCGGTCGACGACAAGCATCTCAAGCGAGCCGGGCTTGACTATTGGCCTCATGTGGATGTGACGGTACACCCGAACTTCGCCGATTTCCTGGACCGTATACGCCCCTCACGTCTCGTCATGGCCAGCGCAAAAGCACAGACACCACATCACCGTTTCAAGTTTCAGGCAGATGATGCAATTGTTCTTGGGCCGGAGACTCGCGGACTGACACCTGCATTCATGAAAGACCATCCACAAATTCGCATTCCGATCTGGGGTGAGGTGCGAAGTCTGAACCTGTCCACGGCAACAGGCATTCTTCTTTTCGAAGCTCTGCGTCAAACCGATGGAATCGTGGAAGACAATCCCGTATCTTGA
- a CDS encoding molybdopterin-guanine dinucleotide biosynthesis protein MobB: protein MKAISIVGPKNSGKTTLGLDLARHFKSSGLTVAAAKFSHHGFDWADTDTTQYAEICDAVAGLSPKETFVNWTDRRFLPDILPLLTADVLIVEGGKSLGYLPRILCLQGDLTDGTDWLIPDLAIATYGDTSLDGVPAYDDIESLAEAVLEKGFFLPGMDCETCGRPDCRTLAAEIVAGKTTTKACLAMHNSIEVDINGSTVGMKPFVEDIISAAIREMIRTLKGYSPGKATIKLDV, encoded by the coding sequence ATGAAAGCAATATCCATCGTCGGCCCAAAAAATTCCGGCAAAACCACCCTTGGTCTCGACCTAGCCCGCCATTTCAAATCATCAGGCCTGACTGTTGCCGCCGCAAAGTTCAGCCACCACGGATTTGACTGGGCTGACACCGACACCACTCAATATGCGGAAATTTGTGATGCTGTCGCAGGTCTCAGCCCTAAAGAAACGTTTGTCAACTGGACTGATCGACGCTTCCTCCCGGACATTCTGCCGCTTCTGACCGCCGACGTTCTCATTGTCGAAGGCGGCAAATCACTAGGCTATCTCCCCCGCATTCTCTGTTTGCAAGGAGACCTCACGGACGGGACGGACTGGCTCATTCCCGATCTTGCCATCGCCACATACGGCGACACATCCCTTGATGGTGTACCAGCATACGACGACATTGAATCCTTGGCTGAAGCTGTCCTTGAAAAAGGGTTCTTCCTTCCCGGCATGGATTGCGAAACATGCGGCAGGCCTGACTGCAGAACTCTAGCTGCTGAAATTGTCGCTGGAAAAACAACTACCAAAGCATGCCTTGCCATGCACAACTCCATTGAAGTAGACATCAATGGGTCCACAGTCGGCATGAAACCTTTTGTCGAAGACATCATATCCGCTGCCATTCGAGAAATGATCAGGACGCTCAAGGGGTATTCGCCGGGCAAAGCAACCATCAAGTTGGACGTTTAA
- a CDS encoding ABC transporter ATP-binding protein: MSTPVLSLNNVRQIFSDREVLNIDTLDINQGDIIGLAGPNGSGKSTLLRLLAFLDAPAAGTLSFMGAKTSIKPGAVHRQVTLLVQEPYLLKRTVHANIAYGLKVRKKSDITTKVHNALIEVGLEPESFSSRQWFELSGGEAQRVALAARLVLKPKVLLMDEPTASLDTQSAKLIRQAALKARTDNGTSLVVASHDLDWLGKVSDRIIHLEHGFIVETS; encoded by the coding sequence ATGAGCACTCCCGTTCTCTCCCTGAACAATGTCCGACAGATTTTTTCCGACCGAGAAGTTCTCAATATTGACACACTTGATATCAATCAGGGTGACATTATCGGCCTTGCCGGTCCCAATGGTTCCGGCAAATCAACGCTGCTTCGCTTGCTCGCCTTTCTTGATGCTCCGGCAGCAGGCACACTTTCTTTCATGGGAGCTAAAACCTCGATCAAACCGGGGGCGGTTCATCGACAGGTCACACTCCTTGTTCAAGAGCCTTACCTGCTCAAACGCACTGTCCACGCCAACATTGCTTATGGCCTCAAAGTTCGTAAAAAATCCGACATTACAACCAAGGTCCATAATGCGTTGATCGAAGTTGGTCTTGAACCTGAATCTTTTTCGTCCAGGCAGTGGTTCGAACTTTCCGGTGGCGAAGCGCAACGTGTAGCTCTGGCTGCCCGATTAGTCCTAAAACCCAAAGTCCTCCTCATGGATGAACCTACGGCCAGTCTGGACACCCAAAGCGCCAAACTCATCCGACAGGCCGCACTCAAAGCACGTACGGACAACGGAACAAGCCTCGTCGTTGCAAGTCACGACCTTGACTGGCTCGGCAAGGTCAGCGACCGTATCATTCATCTGGAACACGGTTTCATTGTTGAGACTTCATAG
- a CDS encoding ABC transporter permease, which produces MDFLLQGFLQGFVLLFSGDPETFSAIWATVSASTLSMFFSLTIGVPLGFLLGHKTFTGKRILRTIVDTLLSFPTVVIGLLVYAFLTRHGPLGGTGLLFSITGVAIGQTLLGLPIIIAMTANAVEGLDKRLPMTLITLGANPRQILWATVMEARFSIMLAAMAAYGRIVSEVGISMLVGGNIKWHTRTITTAIALETGKGEFAMGIALGIVLLTVALLVNVAATGLKKKAVQ; this is translated from the coding sequence ATGGATTTTCTGCTTCAAGGTTTTCTTCAGGGTTTCGTCCTTCTCTTCTCAGGCGATCCTGAAACTTTTTCTGCAATATGGGCTACGGTGAGCGCGTCCACACTGTCCATGTTTTTCAGTCTCACCATCGGCGTGCCACTCGGTTTTCTTCTTGGTCACAAGACATTTACAGGAAAACGTATTCTCCGAACCATCGTTGACACGCTGTTGTCATTTCCGACAGTTGTTATCGGTTTGCTTGTCTATGCATTCCTGACCCGACACGGGCCTCTGGGCGGCACAGGCTTGCTTTTCTCCATCACAGGTGTCGCGATAGGCCAAACGCTGCTCGGCCTTCCCATCATAATAGCCATGACCGCCAATGCTGTTGAAGGGTTGGACAAAAGACTTCCCATGACCCTGATCACACTGGGCGCCAACCCTCGACAAATTCTCTGGGCCACTGTCATGGAGGCACGCTTTTCCATTATGCTCGCCGCCATGGCTGCTTATGGTCGCATAGTGTCTGAAGTCGGCATATCCATGCTCGTCGGCGGCAACATCAAATGGCACACACGGACCATCACTACAGCAATAGCTTTGGAGACTGGTAAAGGTGAATTCGCCATGGGCATTGCGCTCGGCATCGTCCTGCTTACAGTCGCTCTTCTCGTCAACGTCGCGGCCACCGGCCTCAAAAAGAAGGCCGTCCAATGA
- a CDS encoding substrate-binding domain-containing protein, with protein sequence MKRLFSISLALILTVALVVPALAGKTLMMATTTSTANTGLLDELIVPQFLKDAGIEIKFVAVGTGKALKMAENCDVDVVLVHAPASEKAYMDKGVLIDRTEVMYNDFVIIGPAADSAGVKGMNVAEALKTIADKQAPFASRGDNSGTNKKELSLWKAAGMAVPEKEAWYVQTGQGMLPTINIANEKAGYTMTDRGTFIKYADNHGGNPPLIVLVEGDKVLFNQYSALAVNPEHCKDAQYDLAKQYIAWMASPETQKAIGNFTLLGKKLFIPNAK encoded by the coding sequence ATGAAACGTCTTTTTTCCATTTCTCTCGCGCTCATTCTCACTGTCGCCCTGGTTGTGCCGGCTTTGGCCGGTAAAACGCTGATGATGGCAACGACAACCAGTACCGCCAACACAGGACTTCTGGACGAATTGATCGTTCCCCAATTCTTGAAGGACGCAGGTATTGAAATCAAGTTTGTCGCAGTCGGAACCGGCAAAGCCTTGAAAATGGCTGAAAACTGTGATGTCGATGTGGTGTTGGTTCACGCCCCTGCATCTGAAAAGGCCTACATGGACAAGGGCGTTCTCATTGACCGCACAGAAGTAATGTATAATGACTTTGTCATCATCGGCCCCGCAGCCGATTCTGCAGGCGTCAAAGGCATGAATGTCGCCGAAGCCCTGAAGACAATCGCAGACAAACAGGCTCCCTTTGCCAGTCGTGGCGACAACTCCGGCACCAACAAAAAGGAACTTTCCCTGTGGAAAGCCGCTGGCATGGCTGTTCCTGAGAAAGAAGCATGGTACGTACAAACTGGACAGGGCATGCTCCCCACCATTAATATTGCCAATGAAAAGGCCGGATACACCATGACCGACCGTGGCACATTCATCAAATACGCTGACAATCATGGCGGCAACCCGCCCTTGATCGTTCTGGTGGAAGGCGACAAGGTTCTCTTCAATCAATACAGCGCACTGGCTGTCAATCCAGAGCATTGCAAAGACGCTCAGTACGACCTGGCTAAACAATACATTGCCTGGATGGCTTCTCCTGAAACCCAGAAAGCCATTGGAAACTTCACGCTTCTGGGCAAGAAGCTTTTCATTCCCAACGCAAAATAG
- a CDS encoding LysR family transcriptional regulator, with protein sequence MTKEQDTVLRLRIWLEQKDKTYIGIGSTLLLKHVEDLGSLRKAAEALGMSYRRAWGKLKNAEDRIGQPLVEKTKGMGQRFNLSPYGKELMEKFLHFYLDVEDYATKRAGELLDMDVKKSGEFYRDDTQ encoded by the coding sequence ATGACAAAAGAACAGGATACAGTTCTCCGCCTCCGCATCTGGCTTGAACAAAAGGACAAGACCTACATTGGAATTGGAAGCACATTGCTTCTCAAGCATGTAGAGGATCTCGGCTCTTTACGAAAGGCCGCAGAAGCATTGGGCATGTCCTATCGTCGGGCGTGGGGCAAACTCAAAAATGCTGAAGATCGCATAGGCCAACCTTTGGTGGAAAAGACCAAGGGAATGGGACAACGATTCAACCTGTCCCCATACGGTAAAGAATTAATGGAAAAATTCTTACATTTCTATCTCGACGTCGAAGATTATGCGACCAAACGAGCGGGGGAACTTCTGGATATGGATGTCAAAAAATCCGGCGAATTCTATCGCGACGACACCCAATAG
- a CDS encoding HesA/MoeB/ThiF family protein, with the protein MKHLLNAIHTHARSTLLPWGEAGTIISSDDVIALSQMNDIPGHAIERLAISEGIHPLRYLRNMQSITGEGQMRLLDSTIAQVGLGGLGGNLLEQFLRMGVGTIRAADGDHFEESNLNRQELSTLGNINKSKAQAATQRAMDINPSVTFLGTDEFLTPESLPAFISNADIVIDALGGLETRLHLQRAAAEVGIPLVTGALAGWTGYVGVVMPGDTGPADIMGLDNEAEGILGCPAPTVMLIASLMAAEAVKLLTDINSPLEKKMLVVDLSTATFETVTL; encoded by the coding sequence ATGAAACACCTTCTGAACGCCATCCACACCCACGCCAGAAGCACTTTGCTGCCGTGGGGAGAAGCCGGGACCATCATATCCAGTGACGATGTTATCGCATTATCTCAAATGAACGACATACCTGGACACGCTATTGAACGACTTGCCATTTCAGAAGGCATCCATCCTCTGCGGTATCTGCGAAACATGCAGTCCATCACAGGCGAGGGGCAAATGCGTCTTCTTGACTCAACGATTGCGCAAGTCGGTCTCGGCGGCCTTGGCGGCAACCTGCTCGAACAGTTTCTCCGAATGGGCGTCGGGACCATTCGCGCCGCAGACGGTGACCATTTTGAAGAAAGCAATCTCAACCGCCAGGAACTCTCAACACTAGGCAATATTAATAAATCCAAAGCGCAGGCCGCAACGCAAAGGGCTATGGATATCAATCCGTCAGTGACGTTTCTTGGAACAGATGAGTTTCTAACTCCAGAGTCCCTCCCCGCATTTATATCAAATGCTGACATCGTCATAGACGCTCTCGGAGGCCTTGAAACACGCCTTCACCTGCAAAGAGCTGCTGCAGAAGTCGGAATCCCCCTCGTAACTGGTGCTTTAGCCGGATGGACAGGCTATGTGGGCGTCGTCATGCCCGGCGACACTGGTCCGGCTGACATAATGGGGCTGGATAATGAAGCAGAAGGCATTTTAGGATGCCCTGCCCCCACTGTCATGCTCATTGCTTCACTCATGGCTGCAGAAGCAGTCAAACTGCTGACGGATATCAATTCCCCCCTTGAGAAAAAAATGCTCGTTGTCGATCTTTCCACCGCGACCTTTGAAACAGTCACACTCTAA
- a CDS encoding MoaD/ThiS family protein → MGIELKCFATLAKFLPENGDDYPIESGETVRSLVVKLGMPEKEVTLIFINAVRSNLDSEIHDGDRVGLFPPVGGG, encoded by the coding sequence ATGGGAATAGAACTCAAATGTTTTGCAACGCTGGCTAAGTTTCTGCCTGAGAATGGTGACGACTACCCGATTGAATCCGGAGAGACTGTCAGGTCTCTTGTCGTCAAACTCGGCATGCCTGAAAAGGAAGTAACACTCATATTCATCAACGCAGTCCGTTCAAATCTGGACAGCGAAATACATGATGGTGACAGGGTTGGGCTATTCCCGCCAGTAGGCGGAGGCTAA
- a CDS encoding aldehyde ferredoxin oxidoreductase C-terminal domain-containing protein: protein MPQILRINCRTKEYSFEDVGPYVNLGGRALTSRLINKEVPADCHPLSAENKLVFATGLLGGSTAANSGRVSVGTKSPLTGGIKESNSGGLFAHKMPKMGLLAIVLEDKPAEQAPFSTLFITDGKVEFRDASDIVGMDNYPAHDKLLEQYGNKLCAAMIGPAGETVRQTATIQFTDPYKRPARSAGRGGTGAVMGSKKIKAIVLDPEFANKVGAVDNDNFKTARSTWVDILKGHPVTSQGLPGFGTAVLVNVVNEAGALPTKNFRYGQCEHAADISGEKMAEIIESRQGKTTEGCHAGCIIQCSQQYNDADGNYLTSGFEYETIWAFGANALIKDFDDIATMDRICDDKGMDTIEIGNTIAVAMDGGIIPWGDGKAAIELLKKVGTGDPMGMIIGNGVEFAGGAFGVDRLPTVKRQSMPAYDPRAVKGVGVTYATTAMGADHTAGYGVTANLLGVGGSIDGLKKEGNIELSKNLQVATAAIDSMGFCLFVAFAVLDSDNGVQTMADLVQSWTGNSFTPDDLIALGVGAMKDEQAFNERAGFTKADDKLPRFFETDPLPPHNVTWDYDEDELQAAKV from the coding sequence ATGCCTCAGATTCTCAGAATCAACTGCCGCACTAAAGAGTACAGCTTTGAAGATGTCGGCCCGTACGTCAATCTTGGTGGTCGCGCGCTGACCTCCCGCCTCATCAACAAGGAAGTTCCTGCCGACTGCCATCCGCTCTCCGCAGAGAACAAACTGGTTTTCGCTACCGGCCTGCTGGGCGGTTCAACGGCTGCCAACTCCGGTCGCGTATCCGTCGGCACCAAATCTCCGCTCACCGGCGGCATTAAAGAGTCTAACTCTGGTGGTCTGTTCGCTCACAAAATGCCAAAAATGGGCCTGCTTGCCATCGTCCTTGAAGACAAGCCCGCAGAACAAGCTCCTTTTTCCACTCTGTTCATCACCGATGGCAAGGTCGAATTCCGTGATGCCTCCGACATCGTCGGCATGGACAACTATCCGGCACACGACAAACTGCTTGAGCAGTACGGCAACAAACTGTGTGCAGCAATGATCGGCCCCGCAGGTGAAACCGTCCGCCAGACGGCAACCATCCAGTTCACCGATCCCTACAAGCGCCCCGCTCGATCCGCTGGTCGCGGTGGCACTGGTGCTGTCATGGGTTCCAAAAAAATTAAAGCCATTGTGCTTGATCCAGAATTTGCCAACAAGGTCGGCGCTGTCGATAATGACAACTTTAAAACAGCTCGTTCCACTTGGGTTGACATCCTCAAAGGTCACCCGGTTACTTCTCAGGGACTGCCCGGTTTCGGTACAGCAGTGCTCGTGAATGTCGTCAACGAAGCTGGCGCTCTGCCTACCAAAAACTTCCGTTATGGTCAGTGCGAACACGCTGCTGACATTTCCGGCGAAAAAATGGCTGAGATTATCGAATCCCGTCAGGGCAAAACCACTGAAGGCTGCCATGCAGGTTGCATCATCCAGTGCTCCCAGCAGTATAATGATGCTGACGGCAACTACCTGACCTCCGGTTTCGAATACGAGACCATCTGGGCTTTCGGTGCCAACGCACTGATCAAAGACTTCGACGACATCGCCACCATGGACCGCATTTGTGATGACAAAGGCATGGATACCATCGAAATAGGTAATACCATCGCCGTAGCAATGGACGGTGGCATCATTCCCTGGGGTGACGGCAAAGCAGCCATTGAACTGCTCAAGAAGGTCGGCACCGGCGATCCCATGGGCATGATCATCGGCAACGGCGTCGAATTCGCTGGTGGCGCATTCGGCGTAGACCGTCTGCCCACTGTCAAGCGTCAGTCCATGCCTGCCTACGACCCTCGCGCGGTCAAGGGTGTCGGCGTCACCTACGCAACCACTGCGATGGGCGCAGATCACACCGCTGGTTATGGTGTCACTGCAAACCTGCTGGGTGTCGGCGGCTCCATCGACGGTCTCAAGAAAGAAGGCAACATCGAGTTGTCCAAGAACTTGCAGGTCGCTACTGCCGCCATCGACTCCATGGGCTTCTGCCTGTTCGTGGCCTTCGCCGTGCTGGATTCCGACAACGGCGTTCAGACCATGGCGGACCTGGTCCAGTCCTGGACCGGCAACTCCTTCACCCCTGACGATCTGATCGCTCTCGGTGTCGGAGCCATGAAAGACGAGCAGGCATTCAACGAACGTGCCGGTTTCACCAAGGCAGACGACAAGCTGCCCCGTTTCTTTGAAACCGACCCGCTTCCGCCTCACAACGTCACCTGGGACTATGACGAAGACGAACTGCAGGCCGCCAAAGTCTAA